A region from the Halomarina litorea genome encodes:
- a CDS encoding group I truncated hemoglobin: MSEDETVFDRLGGHEAVESVVNDFYDRVLNDERVIHHFEDSNTTELRAHQVQFISAVTGGPVEYSGDDMRDAHRGMGITDTEFNVVADHLDTALAENGVSDEDRELVLETVEELRPEIVETAESGETSSAPS, translated from the coding sequence ATGAGCGAGGACGAAACAGTGTTCGACCGCCTTGGCGGTCACGAGGCAGTCGAGAGCGTCGTGAACGATTTCTACGACCGTGTGCTAAACGATGAGCGCGTCATTCATCACTTCGAGGACAGCAACACGACGGAACTCCGGGCTCATCAGGTCCAATTCATCTCTGCGGTAACCGGCGGTCCAGTCGAGTACTCTGGGGACGATATGCGCGACGCTCACAGAGGTATGGGCATCACCGACACCGAGTTCAATGTCGTGGCAGACCACTTGGATACTGCACTCGCTGAGAACGGGGTCTCCGACGAAGACCGTGAACTGGTTCTCGAGACGGTCGAGGAACTGCGTCCCGAAATCGTAGAGACTGCTGAGAGTGGCGAAACGAGTTCGGCGCCTTCGTGA
- a CDS encoding cytochrome b, whose protein sequence is MGRLDRLYGWFDDRLGLGSAQTFLGKAFPAEDSYLLGEVAAFCFLLLVLTGIFLGFFFEPSTSDVEYEGSVAEYQGEEMPEAFVSVLNITYDVPFGMFIRRLHHWAAHLFIASIGLHMLRVFFTGAYRNPREINWLVGTGLAGLAMGAAYTGYALPFDEFASTAAGIGYNIATSIPLLGDAIGQIVFGGDFPSSATVPRLFFLHVLVIPLLIAGLLGLHFLILIRQKHTEAPRDGDVTGREHVDRNDGSVVVGLPMVPNQAAVSAVVFFLTLGVLSLLAGLLPVHNVAHYGPSDPASTPSLVMPDWFLMWGYGFLKLTPAWMSFDLFGIHVSSEFVGGLLLPSLVFVAVAVWPFIDYESEPIHFGADPLVRPFPTAVGIAGVVFVMLASIAGMDVIVADLVGSTTAVIRPYLTAMLIVGPILAGLTTYAVLGGFGDGGRDGGPAIGDGGSERDRLEPDSVDRTSESKPAAVEDGSRPEDTDE, encoded by the coding sequence GTGGGACGACTCGATCGCCTCTACGGTTGGTTCGACGATCGACTCGGACTCGGCTCGGCGCAGACGTTCCTCGGGAAGGCGTTCCCTGCGGAAGACTCATACCTGCTCGGGGAAGTCGCCGCCTTCTGTTTCCTGCTGCTGGTGTTGACGGGCATCTTCCTCGGCTTCTTTTTCGAGCCGAGCACCTCGGACGTTGAGTACGAAGGCAGCGTCGCCGAGTACCAGGGCGAGGAGATGCCCGAGGCGTTCGTCAGCGTCCTCAACATCACCTACGACGTCCCCTTCGGGATGTTCATTCGGCGGCTCCATCACTGGGCGGCCCACCTGTTCATCGCCTCAATCGGACTGCATATGTTACGAGTGTTCTTCACCGGAGCGTATCGCAATCCCCGCGAGATCAACTGGCTCGTTGGGACCGGCCTCGCCGGTCTCGCGATGGGTGCGGCCTACACCGGCTACGCGCTGCCCTTCGACGAGTTCGCCAGCACTGCGGCGGGCATCGGCTACAACATCGCCACGTCGATACCGTTGCTCGGTGACGCCATCGGCCAGATCGTCTTCGGGGGCGATTTCCCTTCGAGTGCGACGGTTCCCAGACTCTTCTTTCTGCACGTCCTCGTGATACCCTTGCTGATCGCCGGGTTGCTCGGATTGCACTTCCTTATACTGATACGCCAGAAGCACACCGAGGCTCCGCGCGACGGGGACGTAACCGGGCGGGAACACGTCGACCGGAACGACGGTAGCGTCGTGGTCGGCCTTCCGATGGTGCCCAACCAGGCCGCGGTCAGTGCCGTCGTCTTCTTCCTGACGTTGGGGGTCCTGTCGTTGCTAGCAGGGTTACTTCCCGTCCACAACGTCGCTCACTACGGACCTAGCGATCCGGCGAGTACACCCTCCCTCGTCATGCCCGACTGGTTCCTGATGTGGGGATATGGCTTCCTGAAGCTGACGCCTGCCTGGATGAGCTTCGACCTGTTCGGGATCCACGTCAGTTCCGAGTTCGTCGGTGGGCTCTTGTTGCCAAGCCTGGTGTTCGTCGCCGTCGCCGTCTGGCCGTTCATCGATTACGAGTCGGAGCCAATCCACTTCGGAGCCGACCCCCTAGTGCGACCGTTCCCGACCGCGGTCGGCATCGCCGGGGTGGTCTTCGTGATGCTGGCCTCGATTGCCGGCATGGACGTCATCGTCGCCGACCTCGTCGGGTCAACGACGGCTGTGATCAGGCCGTACCTGACTGCGATGTTGATCGTCGGACCGATCCTCGCCGGTCTCACGACGTACGCCGTCCTCGGCGGCTTCGGCGATGGCGGGCGTGACGGCGGTCCGGCCATCGGCGATGGCGGCAGTGAACGGGACCGTCTCGAACCCGATAGCGTCGACCGGACGAGCGAGTCGAAACCGGCCGCCGTCGAGGACGGCAGCAGACCGGAGGACACCGATGAGTAA
- a CDS encoding molybdopterin-dependent oxidoreductase, producing the protein MSDRNDFHDDSESVTRDIDTARRDFLKGIGLGAALGVTGVSLANQQEGMDTLQVVDDPIGDYPYRDWEDLYREQWDWDSTARSTHSVNCTGSCSWEVYVRNGQVWRESQAGDYPQFDEDAPDPNPRGCQKGACYSDYVNADHRVLHPLRRTGERGEGKWERISWDEALTEIAEEVVETVQAGEYDAINGFTPIPAMSPISFASGSRLLDLLGGVTMSFYDWYSDLPPGEPITWGTQTDNAESADWYHADYIIAWGSNINVTRIPDAKYFLEAAYNDTKRVGVFTDYSQTAIHCDDWLSPDPGSDPALALGMARTIVDEGLYDEAHLKEQSDMPLLVREDTGKFLRAAEVDGLGAGVNDPEKVFVMLDDGGNLRIAPASLGDRDGQHDDTASIELGFDPQLSVDTSVSTGDGQVSVRSVWENLREELAQYTPEYVNEVTGVGRETHQEVAREFASVERGKIIHGKGVNDWYHNDLGNRAIQLLVTLTGNLGRQGTGFDHYVGQEKIWTYEGWRKLSYPTGNVRAVPTTLWTYFHSNILENVDEETAALIQESIDRDWMPVYPAEREDGSRPDPSVLFMWRGNYFNQSKGNVAIEEQLWPKLDLIVDINFRMDSSALYSDIVLPTASHYEKYDLSMTDMHSYVHPFTPAVEPLGESKTDWQIFRELAAKIQEVAQERGTDPIADRDYNRNIDLQSVHDDFVRDWETGEEGPLADDRAACEFILEHSEETNPEGSDEQITFEDIDEQPQRFLSVGDHWTSDLEKGEPFTAWQRYVQEKQPWPTFTGRQQYYVDHDWFLDLGEQLPTHKESPTLQDREDYPLRYNTPHGRWSIHSTWRDSTKMLRLQRGEPVVYLNPEDMDDRNIQDGDTVRLYNDLGELEIQAKRYPSGEPGTARMYFAWERFQFPDRNNFNSLVSMYMKPTQLVQYPEDTGEHLSFRPNYWGPTGVNSDVRVEVERIEESADADADEESERPAATSDDGSEDEPSGNDSTADGSSSLIDEIGGQEGGNSQ; encoded by the coding sequence ATGAGTGACAGAAACGACTTCCACGACGACTCGGAATCGGTCACGAGAGACATCGACACGGCACGCCGTGACTTCCTGAAAGGGATCGGCCTCGGCGCGGCACTAGGGGTCACCGGCGTGAGTCTCGCCAACCAGCAAGAGGGGATGGATACGCTCCAGGTCGTCGACGACCCCATCGGCGACTACCCGTACCGCGACTGGGAGGATCTCTACCGTGAGCAGTGGGACTGGGACTCGACGGCCCGATCGACACACAGCGTTAACTGCACCGGCAGCTGCTCGTGGGAGGTCTACGTTCGCAACGGCCAGGTCTGGCGAGAATCTCAGGCCGGCGACTACCCACAGTTCGACGAGGACGCGCCGGACCCCAACCCCCGCGGCTGTCAGAAGGGCGCCTGTTACTCCGACTACGTCAACGCCGACCACCGCGTGCTCCACCCCCTGCGCCGCACCGGTGAGCGTGGCGAAGGCAAGTGGGAGCGGATTTCCTGGGACGAGGCGCTGACCGAGATCGCCGAGGAGGTGGTGGAGACCGTCCAGGCAGGGGAGTACGACGCGATCAACGGCTTCACCCCAATTCCCGCGATGAGTCCGATCTCCTTTGCCTCCGGGAGTCGCCTGCTCGACCTGCTGGGCGGCGTGACGATGTCGTTCTACGACTGGTACTCCGACCTGCCACCGGGCGAACCCATCACGTGGGGGACCCAGACAGACAACGCAGAGAGTGCTGACTGGTACCACGCCGACTACATCATCGCCTGGGGGTCGAACATTAACGTCACGCGCATCCCCGACGCGAAGTACTTCCTCGAGGCGGCCTACAACGACACGAAACGCGTCGGTGTCTTCACCGACTACTCCCAGACGGCGATCCACTGCGACGACTGGTTGAGCCCCGACCCCGGCAGCGATCCCGCACTGGCGCTGGGAATGGCCCGGACGATCGTCGACGAGGGGCTCTACGACGAAGCCCACCTGAAAGAGCAAAGCGACATGCCGCTGCTGGTCAGAGAGGACACCGGCAAGTTCCTGCGGGCCGCCGAGGTGGACGGCCTCGGTGCGGGAGTCAACGACCCCGAGAAGGTCTTCGTGATGCTGGACGACGGTGGCAATCTACGGATCGCACCTGCTTCACTGGGCGACCGGGACGGCCAGCACGACGACACGGCGAGCATCGAACTCGGCTTCGACCCGCAGCTCTCGGTCGACACGTCGGTCTCGACGGGGGACGGCCAGGTGTCCGTTCGCTCGGTCTGGGAGAACCTCCGGGAGGAACTCGCCCAGTACACACCCGAGTACGTCAACGAGGTCACCGGTGTCGGTCGCGAGACGCACCAGGAGGTCGCCCGCGAGTTCGCGAGCGTCGAGCGAGGCAAAATCATCCACGGCAAGGGCGTCAACGACTGGTACCACAACGACCTGGGTAACCGGGCGATTCAGCTGCTCGTGACGCTGACGGGGAACCTCGGCCGGCAGGGGACCGGCTTCGATCACTACGTCGGCCAGGAGAAGATCTGGACGTACGAGGGCTGGCGAAAGCTTTCGTATCCGACCGGCAACGTCCGTGCCGTCCCGACCACGCTGTGGACGTATTTCCACAGTAACATCCTCGAGAACGTCGACGAGGAGACGGCGGCGTTGATCCAGGAGTCGATCGACCGCGACTGGATGCCGGTGTATCCCGCAGAGCGGGAGGACGGTTCCCGTCCCGATCCCAGCGTCCTGTTTATGTGGCGAGGGAACTACTTCAACCAGTCGAAGGGGAACGTCGCCATCGAGGAGCAACTGTGGCCGAAGCTCGACCTGATCGTCGACATCAACTTCCGGATGGATTCCTCGGCGCTGTACTCCGACATCGTCCTGCCGACGGCCAGCCACTACGAGAAGTATGACCTCTCGATGACCGATATGCACAGCTACGTCCACCCGTTCACGCCGGCAGTCGAGCCGTTGGGGGAGTCGAAGACCGACTGGCAAATCTTCCGTGAGTTGGCCGCGAAGATCCAGGAGGTCGCCCAGGAGCGCGGGACCGACCCGATAGCGGATCGCGACTACAACCGCAACATCGACCTGCAGAGCGTCCACGACGACTTCGTTCGCGACTGGGAGACCGGCGAGGAAGGCCCGCTGGCCGACGACCGGGCCGCCTGTGAGTTCATCCTCGAACACTCCGAGGAGACCAACCCCGAGGGATCTGACGAGCAGATCACCTTCGAGGATATCGATGAGCAGCCCCAACGCTTCCTCTCGGTCGGCGACCACTGGACCTCGGACCTAGAGAAGGGAGAGCCGTTCACCGCCTGGCAGCGGTACGTCCAGGAGAAACAACCGTGGCCGACGTTCACCGGCCGTCAGCAGTACTACGTCGACCACGACTGGTTTCTCGACCTCGGCGAGCAGTTACCGACCCACAAGGAGTCGCCGACGCTGCAGGACCGCGAGGACTACCCCCTCCGGTACAACACGCCCCACGGCCGGTGGTCGATCCACTCGACCTGGCGGGACTCGACGAAGATGCTCCGGCTCCAGCGTGGCGAACCCGTCGTCTACCTCAACCCTGAGGACATGGACGACCGGAACATCCAGGACGGCGACACTGTCCGCCTGTACAACGACCTCGGCGAACTGGAGATACAGGCCAAGCGCTACCCGAGCGGTGAACCCGGGACGGCCCGGATGTACTTCGCCTGGGAGCGGTTCCAGTTTCCCGACCGCAACAACTTCAACTCGCTCGTATCCATGTACATGAAACCCACCCAGCTCGTCCAGTACCCCGAAGACACCGGCGAACACCTCTCGTTCCGTCCGAACTACTGGGGCCCGACCGGCGTCAACAGCGACGTCCGCGTCGAGGTCGAACGGATCGAAGAGAGCGCCGACGCGGACGCCGACGAGGAGTCCGAACGACCGGCCGCCACCAGCGACGACGGGTCCGAGGACGAACCCAGCGGCAACGACTCGACCGCCGACGGGTCGAGCAGCTTGATCGATGAAATCGGCGGACAAGAAGGAGGAAACAGCCAATGA
- a CDS encoding CGCGG family putative rSAM-modified RiPP protein, whose amino-acid sequence MATDPHDHDHGHGETEPVTDRTHDNSWSANLEKPQYADDRSLLERHAIEAIEHTTSGHHVNLVTHEAHGHPETYLYDALTDRFEEEDVRWEYVEQCGCGGHVVRAHIE is encoded by the coding sequence ATGGCAACAGACCCACACGATCACGATCACGGCCACGGCGAGACGGAACCCGTCACTGACCGTACTCACGACAACTCGTGGTCGGCGAATCTCGAGAAACCACAATACGCCGACGATCGCTCTCTGCTCGAACGACACGCGATCGAGGCCATCGAACACACGACCAGCGGCCACCACGTCAATCTCGTCACCCACGAAGCGCATGGCCATCCCGAGACGTATCTCTACGACGCTCTCACCGACCGATTCGAGGAGGAGGACGTCCGCTGGGAGTATGTCGAACAGTGCGGCTGTGGGGGCCACGTCGTCCGCGCTCACATCGAATAA
- a CDS encoding ethylbenzene dehydrogenase-related protein produces the protein MDRKPTLLAALLAIGLVVTTLVVPALVSARPAYEIPVANVDNSTTLDTVDGEGWDEAPSAGVSLSSSGAAVPGGDESTIDEVRVASARTDERLYIRLSWADPTRDTSADDVRQFADAVAVQVPVNESARPPIAMGSTDNRVNVWYWNGLNVSQELLAGGPGTTTVLSDSNLESNATYQDGRWHVVLSRPLDDVSDNRTSFSAEQDVDVAVAVWNGSSMERSGAKATSEWHYLALGPGPQGPPYETILWLVAGLGIVFTTLVTIEGVRRTRGE, from the coding sequence ATGGACCGTAAACCGACGCTCTTGGCGGCACTACTTGCTATCGGTCTTGTAGTGACGACACTCGTCGTACCGGCGCTGGTGTCAGCCCGGCCGGCCTACGAAATCCCTGTTGCGAACGTGGACAACAGTACCACGCTGGACACAGTCGACGGTGAGGGGTGGGACGAAGCCCCATCCGCTGGCGTATCCCTCAGCAGTTCCGGTGCGGCCGTTCCCGGCGGTGACGAGAGTACGATCGACGAAGTACGTGTCGCCAGCGCACGAACCGATGAGCGGCTGTATATCCGCTTGTCCTGGGCAGACCCGACACGGGATACCAGCGCAGACGACGTCCGCCAGTTCGCCGACGCGGTCGCAGTTCAGGTGCCCGTCAACGAGAGCGCGAGGCCGCCGATCGCCATGGGTAGCACCGACAATCGGGTCAATGTCTGGTACTGGAATGGACTGAACGTCAGCCAGGAACTCCTGGCTGGGGGCCCAGGAACGACCACAGTCCTCAGTGACAGTAACTTGGAAAGCAACGCGACGTACCAGGACGGTCGTTGGCACGTGGTGCTGTCGCGACCACTGGACGACGTGAGCGACAACCGCACGTCCTTCTCCGCAGAGCAGGACGTCGATGTCGCCGTCGCGGTTTGGAATGGGTCGAGTATGGAGCGCTCTGGCGCGAAAGCCACTAGCGAGTGGCACTACCTCGCGCTCGGCCCAGGGCCGCAGGGCCCGCCCTATGAGACGATTCTCTGGCTGGTCGCCGGTCTCGGGATCGTCTTCACGACGCTGGTGACCATCGAGGGTGTCCGCCGTACGAGGGGTGAGTGA
- a CDS encoding 4Fe-4S dicluster domain-containing protein, with protein sequence MSQTDDGTDVRLADGIDHQVAMVMDLNKCIGCQTCTIACKTNWTDGGGREYMYWNNVETKPGSGYPRDWEEMGGGWDEDGEERTPGELQSKEEYGRAWEFNHEQVMYEGSDEPLRPMEQPDWGPNFDEDEGAGEYPNSYYFYLPRICNHCTHPSCVEACPRSALYKREEDGIVLVDQDRCRGYRYCVEGCPYKKVYYNAMKKTSEKCIFCYPRIEGEGPEGEVLPPSCAEDCPPQLRLVGYLDDEEGPIHKLVNEHGVAVRLHPEYRTEPNVYYIPPFAPPQHSESGESIEAERIPRSYLEELFGPDVHEALNTIERERAKVERGEESEVMEMLTTTDTADQYRLEVFD encoded by the coding sequence ATGAGCCAGACCGACGACGGTACCGATGTCCGCCTCGCCGATGGAATCGACCACCAGGTGGCGATGGTGATGGACCTGAACAAGTGTATCGGTTGTCAGACCTGCACTATCGCCTGTAAGACCAACTGGACTGACGGCGGCGGCCGTGAGTACATGTACTGGAACAACGTCGAGACCAAGCCCGGGTCGGGCTACCCGCGCGACTGGGAGGAGATGGGCGGTGGCTGGGACGAGGACGGCGAGGAACGCACGCCTGGCGAGTTACAGAGCAAGGAAGAGTACGGCCGTGCCTGGGAGTTCAATCACGAGCAGGTGATGTACGAGGGCAGCGACGAGCCCTTGCGGCCGATGGAACAGCCGGACTGGGGGCCGAACTTCGACGAGGACGAAGGTGCCGGCGAGTATCCCAACTCCTACTACTTCTATCTCCCCAGGATCTGCAACCACTGTACTCACCCCTCCTGTGTCGAGGCCTGTCCACGCTCAGCATTATACAAGCGCGAGGAGGATGGCATCGTCCTCGTCGATCAGGACCGCTGTCGTGGCTATCGCTACTGCGTCGAGGGGTGTCCCTACAAGAAGGTCTACTACAACGCGATGAAGAAGACCTCCGAGAAGTGTATCTTCTGCTATCCACGCATCGAGGGTGAGGGACCGGAAGGGGAGGTCCTGCCGCCGTCCTGTGCGGAGGACTGCCCACCCCAGCTCCGGCTCGTCGGGTACCTCGACGACGAGGAAGGACCGATCCACAAACTCGTCAACGAACACGGAGTTGCCGTACGCCTTCACCCCGAATACCGCACGGAGCCAAACGTCTACTACATTCCCCCGTTCGCGCCGCCACAGCATTCCGAGAGCGGCGAGTCCATCGAGGCCGAGCGCATCCCGCGGAGCTATCTCGAGGAGTTGTTCGGGCCCGACGTCCACGAGGCCCTGAATACAATCGAACGAGAGCGTGCGAAAGTCGAACGCGGTGAGGAGAGCGAGGTGATGGAGATGCTGACGACGACCGACACCGCGGATCAGTACCGGCTGGAGGTGTTCGACTGA
- a CDS encoding cupin domain-containing protein, with protein sequence MVHIKSLPELEGEPHANAFPSEEPKTIRLTLSEGEHVEPHAHPDRDIVLYLISGSLELRLDGEPYHVTQGDVVHFDGAQDISPVAKADSTALLVLAAKREGPSSSEGDL encoded by the coding sequence ATGGTCCACATCAAATCGCTCCCGGAACTCGAAGGGGAACCACACGCGAACGCCTTTCCCAGCGAGGAACCGAAGACGATCCGATTAACCCTCTCCGAGGGGGAGCATGTCGAGCCGCATGCGCATCCGGATCGAGACATCGTGCTCTACCTCATCTCTGGCAGCCTCGAACTCAGACTCGATGGGGAGCCGTACCACGTGACTCAGGGTGATGTCGTTCACTTCGATGGGGCACAGGACATCTCTCCGGTTGCAAAGGCGGACAGTACCGCGTTGCTCGTTCTCGCTGCGAAACGAGAGGGTCCTAGCTCTTCAGAAGGGGACCTATGA
- a CDS encoding ubiquinol-cytochrome c reductase iron-sulfur subunit, whose translation MDERTQHEIISQSYPTADADESPKTDRSDESQATTGNCPCSRSGTTETPSIYKEFRRDERAKMARRDYAKVLATVGGLTAVGSLAAPLAGLTQVFERSYTGPVYSDGIALVDGEGVRVEESRLAEGEHMTVFPEPRPGIDQAPTLLVRFPEDAYGGTTRLEFTAGGYAAYSKVCTHAGCMVADRDGDTLVCPCHSGRFDPLSGADVTGGPPPRPLPQLPITISDGGELIAVGDFEAPVGAGGGE comes from the coding sequence ATGGACGAACGTACACAGCACGAGATCATCTCGCAATCGTATCCGACGGCCGACGCCGACGAAAGCCCGAAGACTGACCGGAGCGACGAGTCGCAGGCCACCACAGGCAACTGTCCCTGTTCCAGGTCGGGAACGACCGAAACGCCGAGCATCTACAAAGAATTTCGGCGTGACGAGCGCGCGAAGATGGCACGACGAGACTACGCGAAGGTACTTGCGACAGTCGGTGGGCTGACCGCCGTCGGCAGCCTCGCTGCACCGCTTGCAGGACTGACCCAGGTCTTCGAGCGGTCCTACACCGGGCCGGTCTACTCTGACGGCATCGCCCTCGTCGACGGCGAGGGCGTACGAGTTGAAGAAAGCCGACTGGCCGAGGGCGAACACATGACCGTCTTCCCGGAGCCACGACCGGGCATCGATCAGGCCCCGACCCTACTCGTACGGTTTCCGGAAGACGCCTACGGCGGTACGACCAGACTCGAGTTCACCGCCGGCGGCTATGCCGCCTACTCGAAGGTCTGTACGCACGCCGGCTGTATGGTCGCCGACCGTGACGGCGATACGCTGGTCTGTCCGTGTCACTCGGGCCGGTTCGATCCGCTCTCAGGTGCCGACGTAACCGGTGGCCCGCCGCCACGGCCGCTCCCACAGCTTCCGATCACTATCTCAGATGGAGGGGAGCTGATCGCCGTTGGGGACTTCGAAGCCCCCGTTGGGGCCGGAGGGGGTGAGTGA
- a CDS encoding succinate dehydrogenase/fumarate reductase iron-sulfur subunit, which produces MSSQQPSASTKPASDDEDTPQQRRLERKRERAMAVQSQAEGERAADADPDTIQLEVFRYDPDVEAKQEPRFDEFTVPYERGMTVLDALIYARDQYDSSLTFRHSCRMAVCGSDGFFINGRQRLGCQTQVSGLDEPIRAEPLPHQSVIKDLVVDMDHFYERMEAVEPYFQPDDLPLGELEEQRQSPENREQIKMASRCIQCGCCTSSCNPAQTDDEYIGPAAIVKGYRFYMDEREGPDAQERRLDLLDKEHGVWQCHTQFSCTTVCPKDIPITEEIQVMKREAIKRNLKFW; this is translated from the coding sequence ATGAGCTCCCAACAGCCATCTGCTTCGACGAAGCCCGCATCTGACGACGAAGACACACCGCAGCAGCGACGGCTTGAGCGGAAACGAGAGCGGGCAATGGCTGTTCAGTCACAGGCCGAAGGCGAACGGGCTGCCGACGCCGACCCTGACACGATCCAGCTCGAAGTGTTTCGGTATGACCCCGATGTCGAGGCCAAACAGGAACCCCGATTCGACGAATTCACCGTCCCCTACGAACGGGGAATGACCGTCCTCGATGCGCTCATCTACGCGCGAGATCAGTACGATTCCTCACTCACGTTCCGCCATTCCTGTCGCATGGCCGTCTGTGGCAGTGACGGCTTCTTCATCAACGGACGGCAGCGACTGGGCTGTCAGACGCAGGTTTCGGGACTCGACGAACCCATTCGGGCTGAGCCGCTGCCTCACCAGTCGGTCATCAAGGACCTCGTCGTCGACATGGACCACTTCTACGAACGGATGGAGGCCGTCGAACCGTATTTCCAGCCTGATGATCTCCCCCTCGGCGAGCTAGAAGAGCAGCGGCAGTCGCCCGAGAACCGTGAGCAGATCAAAATGGCCTCCCGGTGTATCCAGTGTGGTTGCTGTACGTCGTCGTGTAATCCGGCCCAGACCGACGACGAGTACATCGGGCCGGCGGCGATCGTCAAGGGCTATCGGTTCTACATGGACGAACGCGAAGGGCCCGATGCCCAGGAACGCCGGCTGGACCTCCTCGACAAAGAACACGGCGTCTGGCAGTGCCACACACAGTTCTCGTGTACCACGGTCTGTCCGAAAGATATCCCGATCACCGAAGAGATCCAGGTGATGAAACGCGAGGCCATCAAGCGAAACCTCAAGTTCTGGTAA
- a CDS encoding cupin domain-containing protein: MPEITTLDDLTKAPHAEIFEERHSRAVHLQLDAGDRVPPHTHHGTNIVLHLVSGHLELSLDGGTYDVKPGQLVRCSGECEISPHALEPSTAVVVFAPKADRSE; the protein is encoded by the coding sequence ATGCCAGAAATCACGACCCTTGATGACCTCACGAAGGCACCACACGCGGAAATATTCGAAGAACGACACTCTCGGGCGGTTCACCTCCAGCTGGATGCGGGTGATCGTGTTCCCCCGCACACCCACCATGGGACAAACATCGTGCTTCACCTGGTGTCTGGACATCTGGAACTGTCTTTGGACGGCGGGACCTACGATGTGAAACCAGGACAGCTCGTTCGATGCAGTGGCGAGTGCGAAATCTCACCGCATGCACTCGAACCGAGCACGGCCGTCGTCGTGTTCGCCCCGAAAGCGGACAGATCCGAGTAA
- a CDS encoding DoxX family protein codes for MIRRIARSAIPVGAATIFLSGIATAHVDYVVDADPETIGEAIQFVITTMSDPLNAVLLAVGAVGLVGLLAGWILVRPFPRDIAEFRATMKEYTDLVPWLLRIGIGFPLVGAGFAGYYFSPAVPIEARLLQIGIGFLLLFGLATRAVAAIGLVAYVVGLVVDPRILLANEFVGGFLAIILLGAGRPSADDVLQRVAEADSTVYGRIDPIHRIAVWFQHLVVDYKVYLPTLLRVSLGLNFVYLGFVQKLMSPQSALAVVDKYNLTVVVPAPPELWVVGAGVTEIAVGIVLLLGLFTRGFSLVAFLLFTTTLFGLPDDPVLAHLSLYGLVSVLLITGSGPLALDNRLQPTETDSRRPSMAD; via the coding sequence GTGATACGACGAATAGCTCGCAGCGCAATCCCGGTGGGAGCGGCAACGATATTCCTGAGCGGGATCGCCACCGCCCACGTCGATTACGTGGTCGACGCAGACCCAGAGACGATCGGTGAGGCGATCCAGTTCGTCATTACGACGATGTCGGACCCGCTGAATGCTGTCCTCTTAGCCGTAGGTGCGGTGGGACTCGTGGGACTGCTTGCCGGTTGGATCCTCGTCAGGCCGTTCCCCCGTGACATCGCGGAGTTCCGGGCAACGATGAAAGAGTACACTGACCTCGTTCCGTGGCTCTTGCGCATCGGTATTGGCTTCCCGCTGGTCGGTGCAGGCTTTGCAGGCTACTATTTCAGCCCAGCCGTACCCATCGAGGCAAGATTGCTCCAGATCGGTATCGGCTTCCTGTTGCTGTTTGGACTTGCAACGCGTGCAGTCGCCGCGATCGGGTTGGTTGCCTACGTCGTCGGCCTCGTGGTCGACCCGCGCATCCTGCTTGCCAACGAGTTCGTGGGCGGATTCTTGGCCATTATCCTGCTCGGCGCCGGACGGCCGTCAGCTGATGACGTCCTCCAGCGCGTCGCTGAAGCCGACAGCACAGTGTACGGGCGGATCGACCCTATCCATCGAATCGCCGTCTGGTTCCAACACCTCGTCGTCGATTATAAGGTGTACCTGCCAACGCTGCTCCGTGTGAGTCTCGGGTTGAATTTCGTCTATCTCGGATTTGTCCAGAAACTCATGTCCCCGCAGTCAGCCCTCGCGGTTGTCGACAAATATAACCTGACGGTGGTGGTACCAGCCCCACCGGAGCTGTGGGTAGTTGGCGCGGGAGTAACTGAAATCGCAGTCGGCATCGTCTTGCTGCTCGGGCTGTTCACTCGCGGGTTTTCACTGGTTGCGTTCCTGCTGTTTACGACGACGCTGTTCGGCCTGCCGGACGACCCCGTCCTGGCGCACCTGTCTCTGTACGGATTAGTATCTGTCCTGCTCATCACGGGGAGTGGACCACTGGCACTCGATAACCGACTTCAACCGACGGAGACGGACTCGCGGCGCCCCAGCATGGCCGACTAG